From one Streptomyces sp. NBC_01478 genomic stretch:
- a CDS encoding sugar ABC transporter substrate-binding protein: MALIRKRWLASGTAVLAASATLAGCGSSGSSSGSTTSGKDSSASGLATAEAKVAALQAVAKTYPVPTASVPGVDKFKGRKVFYVPIVQQVPAFVATAGSTKQALSKAGLSQQVCDGKAQPTAIASCVQQAITADAAGIILDAIPYGMAQNALDAAKAKGIPIVIADQNPPAGVENSNQVSYVPGASSQPTAMAWWIIADSKGKANLIIAQNADSPTALKMVADSLPIYKKYCPGCKVTVKQITASTPALLASKASSNVLSNPSADYYYTEFEDSLQPTLQGVQQSGRSSSISVSTAAGSVNGLGLIKSGSVKAVVAADQLYMGFGVTDELLRMMTRSGPIDEAQPIRLFTKENIGSIKVTAAAQASGEWFGDGSFQADFAKLWGIG; this comes from the coding sequence ATGGCGCTTATCAGAAAACGATGGCTGGCCTCGGGCACGGCTGTGCTCGCCGCGTCGGCGACGCTGGCCGGATGCGGCAGCTCCGGCTCCAGTTCCGGCTCCACCACGTCGGGCAAGGACAGTTCCGCATCGGGGCTTGCCACGGCCGAGGCGAAGGTGGCGGCCCTGCAGGCCGTCGCCAAGACCTACCCCGTCCCCACCGCGAGTGTGCCGGGCGTGGACAAGTTCAAGGGCCGCAAGGTCTTCTACGTCCCGATCGTCCAGCAGGTCCCCGCCTTCGTCGCCACGGCCGGGTCGACGAAGCAGGCGCTGTCCAAGGCCGGCCTCTCGCAGCAGGTGTGCGACGGCAAGGCCCAGCCGACCGCGATCGCCTCCTGCGTCCAGCAGGCGATCACCGCGGACGCGGCCGGGATCATCCTGGACGCGATCCCCTACGGCATGGCGCAGAACGCCCTCGACGCCGCGAAGGCCAAGGGCATCCCGATCGTCATCGCGGACCAGAACCCCCCGGCCGGAGTCGAGAACAGCAACCAGGTGAGCTATGTGCCGGGTGCGAGTTCTCAGCCCACCGCCATGGCCTGGTGGATCATCGCCGACTCCAAGGGCAAGGCCAATCTGATCATCGCGCAGAATGCCGACAGCCCCACAGCGCTCAAGATGGTGGCCGACTCGCTGCCGATCTACAAGAAGTACTGCCCGGGCTGCAAGGTCACGGTCAAGCAGATCACCGCCTCGACGCCGGCCCTGCTGGCCTCGAAGGCGAGTTCCAACGTCCTGAGCAACCCGAGTGCCGACTACTACTACACCGAGTTCGAGGACAGCCTCCAGCCCACCCTCCAGGGCGTCCAGCAGTCGGGGCGTTCGTCGAGCATCTCCGTGTCCACAGCGGCCGGTTCGGTGAACGGACTGGGCCTGATCAAGAGCGGTTCGGTCAAGGCCGTCGTGGCCGCGGACCAGCTCTACATGGGCTTCGGCGTGACCGACGAACTCCTGCGCATGATGACCAGGTCCGGGCCCATCGACGAGGCCCAGCCCATACGGCTGTTCACCAAGGAGAAC
- a CDS encoding LysR family transcriptional regulator, which yields MDRLLLMRCFVIVADLGSFSGAAKALGSSGSLVSRHVAELERQVGVRLVNRTARSVSLTEPGLRYAEFASRIIKEIDAEDANIADLHDRAEGALSIICPKWIGSLDLGDAIAAFSAAHPKIQIRFELGGMSDRTYDFLDGGFDLAFHTRDLRDSNVRLKKIASLPFVLCASKTYIDEHGPLTHPNDLAAHDCLVHVNDPVWRIGHGPTSTLHKIRNVAFSSNSYIALQKAAVHGRGIALLPQRSAYDDLVSGALQIQLPHLAAPDRPLYAIHGPGPGTQRKITVFLDYLAQWFAENPIPTIGR from the coding sequence ATGGACCGCCTGCTTCTCATGCGTTGTTTCGTCATCGTTGCCGACCTCGGCAGTTTCAGCGGCGCGGCCAAGGCGCTGGGGTCGTCGGGATCACTCGTGTCGCGGCATGTCGCCGAGCTGGAGCGGCAGGTCGGCGTCCGGCTGGTCAACCGCACGGCCCGCTCGGTGAGCCTGACCGAACCGGGCCTGCGCTACGCCGAGTTCGCCTCCCGCATCATCAAGGAGATCGACGCCGAGGACGCCAACATCGCGGACCTGCACGACCGGGCGGAGGGCGCGCTCAGCATCATCTGCCCGAAGTGGATCGGGAGCCTGGACCTCGGCGACGCCATCGCCGCCTTCTCCGCCGCGCACCCGAAGATCCAGATCCGGTTCGAGCTGGGAGGCATGTCCGACCGGACCTACGACTTCCTCGACGGCGGTTTCGACCTCGCGTTCCACACCAGGGACCTCCGGGACTCCAACGTCCGGCTGAAGAAGATCGCCTCGCTGCCCTTCGTCCTGTGCGCGTCGAAGACGTACATCGACGAACACGGCCCCCTGACGCACCCCAACGACCTGGCCGCCCACGACTGCCTCGTCCACGTCAACGACCCGGTCTGGCGCATCGGGCACGGCCCCACCTCCACGCTGCACAAGATCCGCAACGTCGCCTTCTCGTCCAACTCCTACATCGCCCTGCAGAAGGCGGCCGTCCACGGGCGCGGCATCGCCCTGCTCCCACAGCGGTCCGCGTACGACGATCTCGTCTCCGGGGCCCTCCAGATTCAGCTGCCCCACCTGGCGGCACCCGACCGGCCGCTCTACGCGATCCACGGGCCCGGGCCGGGAACCCAGCGCAAGATCACGGTCTTCCTGGACTACCTCGCCCAGTGGTTCGCGGAGAACCCGATTCCCACGATCGGCCGCTGA
- a CDS encoding L-serine ammonia-lyase: MAISVFDLFSIGIGPSSSHTVGPMRAARMFARKLRNEELLDSVASVRTELYGSLGATGHGHGTPKAVLLGLEGESPRSVDVEGADERVERIKESGRIRLLGEHEIPFSFDDDLKLHRRKTLPYHANGMTLWAYDAAGAELLSKTYYSVGGGFVVDEEAVGADRIKLDDTVLKYPFRTGDELLRLTQETGLSISALMLENERAWRTEEEIRTGLLEIWGVMRACVSRGMSREGILPGGLRVRRRAAMSARQLRAEGDPLAHAMEWITLYAMAVNEENAAGGRVVTAPTNGAAGIIPAVLHYYINFVPGADEEGVVRFMLAAGAIGMLFKENASISGAEVGCQGEVGSACSMAAGALAEVLGGSPEQVENAAEIGMEHNLGLTCDPVGGLVQIPCIERNGMAAVKAVTAARMAMRGDGSHKVSLDKVIKTMKETGADMSVKYKETARGGLAVNIIEC; this comes from the coding sequence GTGGCCATCTCGGTCTTCGACCTGTTCTCGATCGGCATCGGCCCGTCCAGCTCCCACACGGTCGGCCCGATGCGGGCAGCCCGTATGTTCGCGCGCAAGCTGCGCAACGAGGAACTGCTGGACTCCGTCGCCTCCGTCCGCACCGAGTTGTACGGCTCGCTCGGCGCGACCGGCCACGGGCACGGCACGCCGAAAGCGGTGCTGCTGGGCCTGGAGGGCGAGTCGCCGCGCTCGGTGGATGTGGAGGGGGCCGACGAACGGGTCGAGCGGATCAAGGAGTCGGGGCGCATCCGTCTCCTCGGCGAGCACGAGATCCCGTTCTCCTTCGACGACGACCTGAAGCTGCACCGCCGTAAGACACTGCCGTACCACGCGAACGGCATGACGCTGTGGGCGTACGACGCGGCGGGCGCCGAGCTGCTGTCCAAGACGTACTACTCGGTGGGCGGCGGTTTCGTCGTCGACGAGGAGGCGGTGGGCGCCGACCGCATCAAGCTGGACGACACGGTCCTCAAGTACCCCTTCCGCACCGGCGACGAGCTGCTGCGCCTCACCCAGGAGACGGGCCTGTCGATCTCCGCGCTGATGCTGGAGAACGAACGCGCCTGGCGTACGGAGGAGGAGATCCGGACCGGGCTGCTGGAGATCTGGGGTGTGATGCGGGCGTGCGTCTCGCGGGGCATGTCCAGGGAGGGCATCCTGCCCGGCGGACTCCGTGTCCGCCGCAGGGCGGCCATGTCGGCGCGTCAACTCCGGGCGGAGGGCGACCCGTTGGCGCACGCGATGGAGTGGATCACGCTCTACGCGATGGCGGTGAACGAGGAGAACGCGGCGGGCGGCCGGGTCGTCACGGCCCCCACGAACGGCGCGGCCGGCATCATCCCGGCCGTCCTGCACTACTACATCAACTTCGTGCCCGGCGCGGACGAGGAGGGTGTCGTCCGCTTCATGCTGGCCGCCGGCGCGATCGGCATGCTCTTCAAGGAGAACGCCTCCATCTCCGGCGCCGAGGTCGGCTGCCAGGGCGAGGTCGGCTCCGCGTGCTCGATGGCGGCGGGCGCGCTGGCCGAGGTCCTCGGCGGCAGCCCCGAGCAGGTCGAGAACGCGGCCGAGATCGGCATGGAACACAACCTCGGCCTCACCTGCGACCCCGTCGGCGGCCTCGTCCAGATCCCCTGCATCGAACGCAACGGCATGGCGGCGGTGAAGGCGGTGACCGCGGCGCGGATGGCGATGCGGGGGGACGGTTCGCACAAGGTGTCCCTCGACAAGGTCATCAAGACGATGAAGGAGACGGGGGCGGACATGAGCGTGAAGTACAAGGAGACGGCGCGCGGGGGCCTCGCGGTGAACATCATCGAATGCTGA